The proteins below are encoded in one region of Pseudomonas ekonensis:
- a CDS encoding cytochrome c-type biogenesis protein, which yields MKRWIAAAVLGLSLAGVAHAAIDTYRFATDADRERFRELTKELRCPKCQNQDIADSNAPIAADLRKEIFRMLGEGKDNQQIIDFMVDRYGDFVRYKPALNAKTALLWFGPAGLLLGGLAVIAVIVRRRRGQRAGTPSSLSAEERQRLDQLLDKNQE from the coding sequence ATGAAGCGCTGGATCGCCGCCGCTGTCCTGGGCTTGAGCCTGGCCGGCGTGGCCCACGCGGCCATCGACACCTACCGGTTCGCTACGGACGCGGATCGCGAGCGCTTTCGCGAACTGACCAAGGAACTGCGTTGCCCCAAGTGCCAGAACCAGGACATCGCCGATTCCAACGCGCCGATCGCCGCCGACCTGCGCAAGGAGATCTTCCGCATGCTCGGCGAGGGCAAGGACAATCAGCAGATCATCGACTTCATGGTCGACCGCTACGGTGATTTCGTCCGCTACAAGCCGGCGCTCAACGCCAAGACCGCGCTGCTGTGGTTCGGCCCTGCCGGGCTGCTGCTCGGCGGCCTGGCGGTGATCGCCGTGATCGTGCGCCGCCGTCGCGGGCAACGCGCCGGGACGCCGTCCTCGCTGTCCGCCGAAGAGCGCCAGCGCCTCGACCAACTGTTGGATAAAAACCAAGAATGA
- a CDS encoding sulfate ABC transporter substrate-binding protein, giving the protein MKKLFGASLLAAALAFTGAAQAAPTLLNVSYDVMRDFYKDYNTAFQKHWQAEHNENITVQMSFGGSSKQARSVIDGLPADVITMNMATDINALADNGQLVPNDWVARLPNNSAPFTSATVFIVRKGNPKALKDWPDLLKDGVQVIVPNPKTSGNGRYTYLSAWGYVLKNGGDENKAKDFVGKLFKQAPVLDTGGRAATTTFMTNQIGDVLVTFENEAEMIAREFGRDQFEVIYPSVSAEAEPPVSVVDKVVEKKGSRAAAEAYLKYLWSPEGQEIAAANYLRPRDPAVLAKYTDRFPKVDFLSVEKTFGDWRTVQKTHFNDGGIFDQIYTNK; this is encoded by the coding sequence GTGAAAAAACTCTTTGGCGCCTCACTTCTCGCCGCCGCCCTCGCCTTCACTGGCGCCGCCCAGGCCGCCCCGACCCTGCTGAACGTTTCCTACGACGTGATGCGCGATTTCTACAAGGACTACAACACCGCGTTCCAGAAGCACTGGCAGGCCGAGCACAACGAAAACATCACCGTGCAGATGTCGTTCGGCGGTTCGAGCAAGCAGGCGCGCTCGGTCATCGACGGGCTGCCGGCCGATGTCATCACCATGAACATGGCCACCGACATCAACGCCCTGGCCGACAACGGCCAACTGGTGCCGAACGACTGGGTCGCGCGTCTGCCGAACAACAGCGCGCCGTTCACCTCCGCCACCGTGTTCATCGTGCGCAAAGGCAACCCGAAAGCCCTGAAGGATTGGCCGGACCTGCTCAAGGACGGCGTGCAAGTGATCGTGCCTAACCCTAAGACCTCGGGCAACGGCCGCTACACCTACCTGTCGGCCTGGGGCTATGTGCTCAAGAACGGCGGCGACGAGAACAAGGCCAAGGACTTCGTCGGCAAGCTGTTCAAGCAGGCCCCCGTACTGGACACCGGCGGCCGCGCCGCCACCACCACGTTCATGACCAACCAGATCGGCGACGTGCTGGTGACCTTCGAGAACGAGGCGGAAATGATCGCCCGCGAGTTCGGCCGCGACCAGTTCGAAGTCATCTACCCGAGCGTGTCCGCCGAAGCCGAGCCGCCGGTGTCGGTGGTCGACAAGGTGGTCGAGAAGAAAGGCTCCCGCGCCGCCGCCGAGGCCTACCTCAAGTACCTGTGGTCGCCGGAAGGCCAGGAGATCGCCGCCGCCAACTACCTGCGTCCGCGTGATCCGGCGGTGCTGGCCAAGTACACCGACCGCTTCCCGAAAGTCGACTTCCTGTCGGTGGAGAAGACCTTCGGGGACTGGCGCACCGTGCAGAAGACCCACTTCAACGACGGCGGGATCTTCGATCAGATCTACACCAACAAGTAA
- a CDS encoding urea transporter gives MPANHFNTHCPDWAEALLNGFSQIFLQRHPLCGLLCLLAILLTAPVLFAGALLGAVAGLLTAQRRNYAKADRQAGLFSYNGVLIGLLLSLHFPWSPMLPPLILAAGGLSAMITQQWLKRVSLKQCLPAYTAPFVMLGWIALTFAEPAAPAPAPETNAVNLIGAALNGFGQVMFLDHPLAGALIAAGLLLADRRAFGWALLASAIGLGASLLQHDSQAALLGLGGYNAVLAALAFSAQRRQPWLPLAGIGLALLTTPLFGALGLAPLTAPFILACWLLRTGTRLAGEPEPNAASCAGGENQPRLR, from the coding sequence ATGCCTGCCAACCATTTCAACACCCACTGCCCCGACTGGGCCGAGGCCTTGCTCAACGGCTTCAGCCAGATCTTCCTCCAGCGCCATCCGCTCTGCGGGTTGCTGTGCCTCCTGGCGATCCTGCTGACCGCTCCGGTGCTGTTCGCCGGCGCCCTGCTCGGCGCCGTCGCCGGCCTGCTCACCGCCCAGCGCCGCAACTACGCCAAGGCGGACCGCCAGGCCGGCCTGTTCAGCTACAACGGCGTGCTGATCGGCCTATTGCTGAGCCTGCACTTTCCCTGGTCGCCGATGTTGCCGCCGCTGATCCTGGCGGCCGGCGGGCTGAGCGCGATGATCACCCAGCAGTGGCTCAAGCGTGTCAGCCTCAAGCAATGCCTGCCCGCCTACACCGCGCCGTTCGTGATGCTGGGCTGGATCGCCCTGACCTTCGCCGAACCGGCAGCGCCTGCGCCCGCCCCCGAAACGAACGCCGTCAACCTGATCGGCGCGGCGCTCAACGGCTTCGGCCAGGTGATGTTCCTCGACCATCCGCTGGCCGGCGCCTTGATCGCCGCCGGCCTGTTGCTCGCCGACCGCCGTGCGTTCGGCTGGGCGCTGCTGGCGTCGGCCATCGGCCTGGGCGCCAGCCTGCTGCAGCATGACAGCCAGGCTGCCCTGCTCGGCCTGGGCGGCTACAACGCCGTGCTGGCCGCGCTTGCCTTCAGCGCCCAGCGCCGGCAACCGTGGCTGCCGCTGGCGGGCATCGGCCTGGCGTTGCTGACGACGCCGCTGTTCGGCGCGCTGGGGCTGGCGCCCCTCACGGCGCCGTTCATCCTCGCCTGCTGGCTGCTGCGCACCGGCACACGCCTGGCGGGCGAACCCGAACCGAACGCCGCGTCTTGCGCTGGCGGGGAGAATCAACCTAGGCTGCGCTGA
- a CDS encoding heme lyase CcmF/NrfE family subunit: MTSAIFIPELGHLAMILALCLALVQAVVPLLGAWRGDRLWMGLAQPAAWGQFAFLVFAFGCLTYAFMTDDFSVAYVAMNSNSALPWYYKFSAVWGAHEGSLLLWALILGGWTFAVSVFSRQLPQVMLARVLAVMGMISTGFLLFLIITSNPFSRILPQVPADGRDLNPLLQDIGLIVHPPMLYMGYVGFSVAFAFAIAALLGGRLDAAWARWSRPWTIVAWAFLGIGITLGSWWAYYELGWGGWWFWDPVENASFMPWLVGTALIHSLAVTEKRGVFKSWTVLLAIAAFSLSLLGTFLVRSGVLTSVHAFASDPERGVFILMFLLFVVGGSLTLFALRAPVVKSQVGFNLWSRETLLLGNNLILVVAASMILLGTLYPLVLDALSGAKLSVGPPYFNALFIPLMALLMVVMAVGVIVRWKDTPVKWLAGMLSPVLLGSVGLAVVAGLAYGDFNWAVLATFLLAAWVLLASVRDIVDKTRHKGLIKGLPSLTRSYWGMHLAHVGIAVCALGVVLSSQNSAERDLRLEPGESMELAGYRFVFEGAKHFEGPNFTSDKGTVRVLRDGKEVSVLHPEKRLYTVQSSMMTEAGIDAGFTRDLYVALGEPLGDGAWAVRVHVKPFVRWIWFGGLLTGLGGVLAALDRRYRVKVKSRVREALGMEGAAA; the protein is encoded by the coding sequence ATGACGTCCGCGATCTTCATTCCCGAACTCGGCCACCTGGCCATGATCCTCGCGCTGTGCCTGGCACTGGTGCAGGCGGTGGTGCCGCTGCTCGGCGCCTGGCGCGGCGACCGTTTGTGGATGGGCCTGGCCCAGCCGGCGGCGTGGGGCCAGTTCGCATTCCTGGTGTTCGCCTTCGGTTGCCTGACCTACGCGTTCATGACCGACGACTTCTCCGTGGCCTACGTCGCGATGAACTCCAACAGCGCCTTGCCGTGGTATTACAAGTTCAGCGCCGTGTGGGGTGCCCACGAAGGTTCGCTGCTGCTGTGGGCCCTGATCCTCGGCGGCTGGACCTTTGCGGTGTCGGTGTTCTCCCGGCAGTTGCCGCAGGTCATGCTGGCCCGCGTGCTGGCGGTGATGGGCATGATCAGCACGGGCTTCCTGCTGTTCCTGATCATCACCTCCAACCCGTTCTCGCGGATCCTGCCGCAGGTGCCGGCCGACGGCCGCGACCTCAATCCGCTGCTGCAGGACATCGGCCTGATCGTTCACCCGCCGATGCTCTACATGGGCTATGTCGGCTTCTCGGTGGCCTTCGCCTTCGCCATCGCCGCGCTGCTCGGCGGCCGGCTCGATGCGGCGTGGGCACGCTGGTCGCGGCCGTGGACCATCGTCGCCTGGGCGTTCCTGGGCATCGGCATCACCCTCGGCTCGTGGTGGGCCTACTACGAGCTCGGCTGGGGCGGCTGGTGGTTCTGGGATCCGGTGGAAAACGCCTCGTTCATGCCGTGGCTGGTGGGCACGGCGCTGATCCACTCGCTGGCCGTCACCGAAAAGCGCGGCGTGTTCAAGAGCTGGACGGTGCTGTTGGCCATCGCCGCATTCTCCTTGAGCCTGCTCGGCACCTTCCTCGTGCGCTCCGGCGTGCTGACCTCGGTGCACGCGTTCGCCTCGGATCCGGAGCGCGGCGTGTTCATCCTGATGTTCCTGCTGTTCGTGGTCGGCGGTTCGCTGACGCTGTTCGCGCTGCGGGCGCCGGTGGTCAAGAGCCAGGTCGGCTTCAACCTGTGGTCGCGGGAGACCCTGCTGCTGGGCAACAACCTGATCCTGGTCGTGGCGGCCTCGATGATCCTGCTCGGCACCCTGTACCCGTTGGTGCTCGATGCGTTGAGCGGCGCCAAGCTGTCGGTCGGCCCGCCGTACTTCAATGCGCTGTTCATCCCGTTGATGGCGTTGCTGATGGTGGTGATGGCGGTCGGGGTGATCGTGCGCTGGAAGGACACGCCGGTGAAATGGCTGGCGGGCATGCTGTCCCCGGTGCTGCTGGGCAGCGTCGGCCTGGCGGTGGTGGCCGGCCTGGCCTACGGCGATTTCAACTGGGCGGTGCTGGCCACGTTCCTGCTCGCGGCCTGGGTGTTGCTGGCCAGCGTGCGCGACATTGTCGACAAGACCCGCCACAAGGGCCTGATCAAAGGCTTGCCGAGCCTGACCCGCAGTTATTGGGGCATGCACCTGGCGCACGTGGGCATCGCCGTCTGCGCCCTGGGCGTGGTGCTGTCGAGCCAGAACAGCGCCGAGCGCGACCTGCGCCTGGAGCCGGGCGAGTCGATGGAGCTGGCCGGCTACCGGTTCGTCTTCGAGGGCGCCAAGCATTTTGAAGGGCCGAACTTCACGTCCGACAAGGGCACCGTCCGCGTCCTGCGCGACGGCAAGGAAGTCAGCGTGCTGCATCCGGAGAAACGCCTGTACACCGTGCAGAGTTCGATGATGACCGAAGCCGGGATCGACGCCGGCTTCACCCGCGACCTCTATGTCGCCCTGGGCGAGCCGCTGGGCGACGGCGCCTGGGCGGTGCGGGTGCACGTCAAACCGTTCGTGCGCTGGATCTGGTTCGGCGGGCTGCTGACCGGCCTGGGCGGCGTGCTCGCGGCGCTGGACCGGCGCTACCGGGTCAAAGTCAAAAGCCGGGTGCGTGAAGCGCTGGGCATGGAAGGAGCCGCTGCATGA
- a CDS encoding DsbE family thiol:disulfide interchange protein, with amino-acid sequence MRRWLMLVPLAVFLLVAVFLYRGLYLDPAELPSAMIGKPFPEFSLPAVQGDKTLTRADILGKPALVNVWGTWCISCRVEHPVLNKLAERGVVIYGINYKDTNADALKWLAEFHNPYRLDIRDDEGSLGLNLGVYGAPETFFIDAKGIIRDKFVGVIDEQVWREKLAAKYQALVDEATP; translated from the coding sequence ATGAGACGTTGGTTGATGCTGGTGCCCCTGGCGGTGTTCCTGCTGGTGGCCGTTTTCCTTTACCGCGGCCTGTACCTGGACCCTGCGGAACTGCCGTCGGCGATGATCGGCAAGCCGTTCCCGGAGTTCTCCCTGCCGGCGGTGCAGGGCGACAAGACCCTGACCCGCGCCGACATCCTCGGCAAGCCGGCCCTGGTGAACGTCTGGGGCACCTGGTGCATTTCCTGCCGGGTCGAGCATCCGGTGCTGAACAAACTGGCCGAGCGCGGCGTGGTGATCTACGGCATCAACTACAAGGACACCAACGCCGACGCCCTGAAATGGCTGGCCGAGTTCCACAACCCGTACCGGCTCGACATCCGCGACGACGAAGGCTCCCTGGGCCTGAATCTCGGTGTGTACGGCGCCCCTGAAACCTTCTTCATCGACGCCAAGGGCATCATCCGCGACAAGTTCGTGGGGGTGATCGACGAGCAGGTCTGGCGGGAAAAACTGGCGGCCAAGTACCAGGCGCTGGTCGATGAGGCCACGCCATGA
- a CDS encoding DUF5666 domain-containing protein, which translates to MFRQWIRCGATLALIGLFGAGGAQAGEAPGMRMGVRGEIAVVSPDTLKVHANGGENVVIQLTKDTRIRAVTLANIEDIKPGSYIGSAAIPQEDGTLKALEVHVFPPELAGSGDGHRPFDLAKGSSMTNGSVGDLVVSNGRVLTVNYKGGQQKILVPEDVPIVNLLPGDRSLLKVGVKIVTFVTQSADGTLTAQSISAGKDGVTPPM; encoded by the coding sequence ATGTTTCGACAGTGGATTCGCTGCGGCGCAACCCTGGCCTTGATCGGCCTGTTCGGTGCCGGCGGCGCGCAGGCCGGCGAGGCGCCGGGCATGCGCATGGGCGTGCGCGGCGAGATCGCCGTCGTCAGCCCCGACACCTTGAAAGTCCACGCCAACGGCGGCGAGAACGTGGTGATCCAGCTGACCAAGGACACCCGGATCCGCGCCGTGACCCTGGCCAACATCGAGGACATCAAGCCCGGCAGCTACATCGGTTCGGCGGCCATTCCCCAGGAGGACGGCACGCTCAAGGCGCTGGAGGTGCATGTGTTCCCGCCGGAACTGGCCGGCAGCGGCGACGGCCACCGGCCGTTCGACCTGGCCAAGGGCAGCAGCATGACCAACGGCAGCGTCGGCGACCTGGTGGTGAGCAACGGCCGGGTGCTGACCGTCAACTACAAGGGCGGCCAGCAGAAGATCCTGGTGCCGGAGGACGTGCCCATCGTCAACCTGCTGCCGGGCGACCGCAGCCTGCTCAAGGTCGGGGTGAAGATCGTCACGTTCGTGACCCAGAGCGCGGACGGCACGCTGACGGCGCAGTCGATCTCGGCCGGCAAGGACGGCGTGACCCCGCCGATGTGA
- a CDS encoding LysR family transcriptional regulator produces the protein MDRLAAMETFVCVVETGSFSAAARRLDIGQPAVSKTIAQLEARLAVRLLLRSTRGLTPTEAGLAYFERAKRTLEEADEADNAARGSASGLSGNLRVSAAVTFGRMNVVPHLGRFLDQHPQLGVDLVLDDRNINLMEEGIDVALRMGNLVDSGLTARKIASCRRVVLGTPAYFARHGIPTCPADLAQHQATVYNRSGGATWTFSKGSEEQTATLSGRLRVSAAEGLRAAVLADQGLSVASWWMFEPELASGAAVEVLKDWTLPDQDLWAVFPTGRMASAKARAFVDHVQKSLMTER, from the coding sequence ATGGACCGTCTCGCCGCCATGGAAACCTTCGTCTGCGTCGTGGAAACCGGCTCGTTTTCCGCGGCGGCCAGGCGCCTGGACATCGGCCAGCCCGCCGTGTCGAAAACCATCGCACAACTTGAAGCCCGGCTCGCCGTGCGCCTGTTGCTGCGCTCGACCCGGGGCCTGACGCCCACCGAGGCCGGATTGGCGTATTTCGAGCGGGCCAAGCGCACCCTGGAAGAGGCCGACGAAGCCGACAACGCCGCCCGCGGCAGCGCCAGCGGCCTGAGCGGCAATCTGCGGGTCAGCGCTGCCGTGACGTTCGGCCGGATGAACGTGGTGCCGCACCTGGGGCGGTTTCTCGACCAGCACCCGCAGTTGGGCGTCGATCTGGTGCTGGACGACCGCAACATCAACCTCATGGAAGAAGGGATCGACGTCGCCCTGCGCATGGGCAACCTCGTCGACTCCGGCCTGACGGCACGCAAGATCGCGTCCTGCCGCCGGGTCGTGCTGGGAACCCCGGCCTACTTTGCCCGACACGGCATCCCCACTTGCCCCGCCGATCTGGCGCAGCACCAGGCCACCGTGTACAACCGCAGCGGCGGCGCGACCTGGACCTTCTCAAAGGGCAGCGAAGAGCAGACCGCCACCCTGAGCGGACGCCTGCGGGTCAGCGCCGCCGAAGGCCTGCGCGCAGCCGTCCTCGCCGATCAAGGCTTGAGCGTCGCCTCCTGGTGGATGTTCGAGCCGGAACTGGCCAGCGGTGCGGCGGTGGAGGTTCTGAAGGACTGGACGCTGCCGGACCAGGATCTCTGGGCGGTCTTCCCGACAGGCCGGATGGCCAGCGCCAAGGCACGGGCATTCGTTGACCATGTGCAGAAATCTCTGATGACGGAACGCTGA
- the ccmE gene encoding cytochrome c maturation protein CcmE translates to MNPLRKKRLIIILAILVGVGAAVGLALSALQQNINLFYTPTQIANGEAPHDTRIRAGGMVEQGSLQRSPDSLDVRFVVTDFNKSVTITYRGILPDLFREGQGIVALGKLNADGVVVADEVLAKHDEKYMPPEVTKALKDSGQSAPAPAKEG, encoded by the coding sequence GTGAATCCGCTGCGCAAGAAACGTCTGATCATCATCCTGGCCATCCTGGTCGGGGTCGGCGCCGCCGTCGGCCTGGCCCTGAGCGCCCTGCAGCAGAACATCAACCTGTTCTACACCCCGACCCAGATCGCCAACGGCGAAGCGCCGCACGACACGCGCATCCGCGCCGGCGGCATGGTCGAGCAGGGCTCGCTGCAACGCTCACCGGATTCCCTGGACGTCCGCTTCGTCGTCACCGACTTCAACAAGTCCGTGACCATCACCTACCGCGGCATCCTGCCGGACCTGTTCCGCGAAGGGCAGGGCATCGTCGCCCTCGGCAAGCTCAACGCCGACGGCGTGGTGGTGGCCGATGAGGTGCTGGCCAAGCACGACGAGAAATACATGCCGCCGGAAGTGACCAAGGCCCTGAAAGACAGCGGCCAGTCGGCGCCGGCACCGGCGAAGGAGGGCTGA
- a CDS encoding MFS transporter produces MTATTHAMTRGMVLLFAFCCGAIVANIYYAQPIIGLIAPDIGLTDTLASFIVSLTQIGYALGLFFLVPLGDLLENRRLMIATTVVAIASLLGAAFTEQPNVFLLVSLLVGFSSVSVQILIPLAAHLTPEESRGRVVGAIMGGLLLGILLARPVSSVVADHFGWRAMFMIAAALMAAISIVLAFTVPKRQPDHSASYGQLIGSLWTLLRQQPVLRQRAFYQGCMFAAFSLFWTAVPLELARNHGLSQSQIAIFALVGAIGAVAAPISGRLADAGHTRIASLLAMLFAVLSFLPAFIHPAYSVIGLAVTGVVLDFCVQMNMVLGQRAVYALDAKSRGRLNALYMTSIFIGGAFGSSVASTVYEHGGWLWIVIVGSAFALLALVRFLSVAKRPALATA; encoded by the coding sequence ATGACCGCCACAACTCACGCAATGACCCGAGGCATGGTGCTGCTGTTCGCTTTCTGCTGCGGCGCCATCGTTGCCAACATCTACTACGCCCAGCCGATCATCGGCCTGATCGCACCGGACATCGGCCTGACCGACACCCTGGCCAGCTTCATCGTCTCGCTGACCCAGATCGGTTACGCGCTGGGCCTGTTCTTCCTGGTGCCGCTGGGCGACCTGTTGGAGAACCGCCGCCTGATGATCGCCACCACCGTGGTGGCCATCGCCAGCCTGCTCGGCGCGGCGTTCACCGAACAACCCAACGTGTTCCTGCTGGTTTCGCTGCTGGTGGGCTTCAGCTCGGTGTCGGTGCAGATCCTCATCCCGCTGGCCGCGCACCTCACGCCCGAGGAATCCCGTGGCCGGGTGGTCGGCGCAATCATGGGCGGCCTGCTGCTGGGCATCCTGCTGGCGCGCCCCGTGTCGAGCGTGGTGGCCGACCACTTCGGCTGGCGCGCGATGTTCATGATCGCCGCGGCGCTGATGGCGGCGATCAGCATTGTCCTCGCCTTCACCGTGCCCAAGCGCCAGCCGGATCACAGCGCCTCCTACGGCCAGTTGATCGGCTCGCTCTGGACGCTGCTGCGCCAGCAGCCGGTGCTGCGCCAGCGGGCGTTCTACCAGGGCTGCATGTTCGCCGCCTTCAGCCTGTTCTGGACCGCCGTGCCGCTGGAGCTGGCGCGCAACCACGGCCTGTCCCAGAGCCAGATCGCGATCTTCGCCCTGGTCGGGGCCATCGGTGCCGTCGCCGCCCCGATCAGCGGTCGTCTGGCCGACGCCGGCCACACCCGCATCGCCTCGCTGCTGGCGATGCTGTTCGCCGTCCTGAGCTTCCTGCCCGCTTTCATCCACCCGGCCTACAGCGTGATCGGCCTGGCCGTCACCGGCGTGGTGCTCGACTTCTGCGTGCAGATGAACATGGTGCTCGGCCAGCGGGCGGTCTACGCCCTGGACGCCAAAAGCCGCGGCCGCCTCAATGCGCTGTACATGACCAGCATCTTCATCGGCGGCGCCTTCGGCTCGTCGGTGGCCAGCACGGTGTACGAGCATGGCGGCTGGCTATGGATCGTGATCGTGGGCAGCGCGTTTGCGCTCCTGGCGCTGGTGCGGTTCCTGAGTGTGGCGAAGAGGCCGGCGTTGGCGACGGCGTGA
- the ccmD gene encoding heme exporter protein CcmD: MSFASFGDFLAMGHHGLYVWSAYGICLAVLALNVAAPILARKRYLQQEARRLRRENGK, encoded by the coding sequence ATGAGTTTCGCGTCATTCGGCGATTTCCTCGCCATGGGCCATCACGGCCTGTATGTCTGGTCGGCCTACGGCATCTGCCTGGCGGTGCTGGCCCTCAACGTCGCGGCGCCGATCCTGGCCCGCAAGCGGTATCTGCAACAGGAGGCGCGTCGTCTGCGCCGGGAGAACGGCAAGTGA
- the ccmI gene encoding c-type cytochrome biogenesis protein CcmI, whose product MIDFWLAAGLLLLVALSFLLIPVLRGRRAQREEDRTALNVALYQERVAELQAQQAEGVLDAAQMDSGRAEAARELLADTEGVAPAQVSRLGKPLPLLAAVLVPVLGLGLYLHFGASDKVELTREFAQAPQSMEEMTRRLERTVEAQPDSAEGLYFLGRTYMAQDRPADAAKMFERTVNLAGRQPELLGQWAQAQYFADGKKWSDKVKALTDEALKADPKEVTSLGLLGIAAFEGERYQEAIDYWNRLLAQLPPQDKSREALQGGIDRATEKLVASGGKVAQAPAPKAAARLKVSVALASELKGKVQPGDSVFIFARATSGPPAPLAAKRLTVADLPVTVELGDADAMMPQLKLSNFPEVQLVARVSRAGQPTAGEWVGRSQPLASSTTAPQTLTIDSPDK is encoded by the coding sequence ATGATTGATTTCTGGCTCGCCGCAGGGCTGTTGCTTCTGGTCGCCCTGAGTTTCCTGCTGATTCCCGTGCTGCGCGGTCGCCGTGCCCAGCGTGAGGAAGACCGCACCGCCCTGAACGTCGCGCTGTACCAGGAGCGCGTGGCCGAACTGCAGGCGCAGCAGGCTGAAGGCGTGCTTGACGCCGCGCAGATGGACAGCGGCCGCGCCGAAGCGGCCCGTGAACTGCTGGCCGACACCGAAGGCGTGGCGCCGGCGCAGGTTTCCCGCCTGGGCAAGCCGTTGCCGCTGCTGGCGGCGGTGCTGGTGCCGGTGCTGGGCCTGGGGCTGTACCTGCATTTCGGCGCCAGCGACAAGGTCGAGCTGACCCGGGAGTTCGCCCAGGCGCCGCAGTCGATGGAAGAGATGACCCGGCGCCTTGAGCGCACGGTGGAAGCGCAGCCGGACTCGGCCGAAGGCCTCTACTTCCTCGGCCGCACCTACATGGCCCAGGACCGGCCGGCGGACGCGGCGAAGATGTTCGAACGCACCGTCAACCTGGCCGGGCGCCAGCCGGAACTGCTGGGCCAATGGGCCCAGGCGCAGTATTTCGCCGACGGCAAGAAGTGGTCGGACAAGGTCAAGGCCCTGACCGACGAGGCGCTGAAGGCCGATCCGAAGGAAGTCACCAGCCTCGGCCTGCTGGGCATCGCCGCCTTCGAAGGCGAGCGTTACCAGGAAGCCATCGATTACTGGAACCGTCTGCTGGCGCAACTGCCGCCCCAGGACAAGTCCCGCGAGGCCCTGCAGGGCGGCATCGACCGCGCCACCGAGAAGCTGGTGGCCAGCGGCGGCAAGGTCGCCCAGGCCCCGGCGCCGAAGGCCGCCGCACGGCTCAAGGTCAGCGTGGCCCTGGCCAGCGAGCTCAAGGGCAAGGTGCAGCCGGGCGACAGCGTGTTCATCTTTGCCCGCGCCACTTCGGGGCCTCCGGCGCCGCTGGCGGCCAAGCGCCTGACCGTCGCGGACCTGCCGGTGACCGTCGAGCTGGGCGATGCCGACGCGATGATGCCGCAGTTGAAACTGTCGAACTTCCCTGAAGTCCAACTGGTTGCGCGCGTTTCCCGTGCCGGTCAACCGACGGCGGGAGAGTGGGTCGGCCGCAGCCAGCCATTGGCGAGCAGCACCACCGCGCCGCAGACATTGACCATCGACAGCCCGGACAAATAG
- a CDS encoding ion transporter — translation MNSNATWRDRLYVIIFQTDTVAGRRFDKTLLLIILASLVVVILDSIDDVHQNYASLLAYIEWGFTVIFLGEYLLRLYCSPRPLRYAFSFYGLVDLLAIVPGILALYYADAQYLLIIRVIRMLRIFRVLKLGNYLSQAHYLLDALRGSKQKILVFLLTVCTLVTVFGTLMYVVEGPERGFTSIPKSIYWAIVTLTTVGYGDIVPKTPLGQVISSMVMITGYSIIAVPTGIFTAELATAMRGGQKRHDCPVCAKDSHEQEASFCSRCGNALYRKME, via the coding sequence ATGAACAGCAACGCCACGTGGCGCGACCGCCTCTACGTGATCATTTTCCAGACCGACACGGTGGCCGGCCGCCGTTTCGACAAGACCCTGCTCCTGATCATCCTCGCCAGCCTGGTGGTGGTGATCCTGGACAGCATCGACGACGTCCACCAGAACTACGCCAGCCTGCTGGCGTACATCGAATGGGGCTTCACGGTCATTTTCCTGGGCGAGTACCTGCTGCGCCTGTACTGCTCGCCCAGGCCATTGCGCTATGCCTTCAGCTTCTACGGGCTGGTGGACCTGCTGGCGATCGTGCCCGGCATCCTCGCGCTGTACTACGCCGACGCGCAGTACCTGCTGATCATCCGGGTGATCCGGATGCTGCGCATCTTCCGCGTGCTGAAGCTGGGCAACTACCTGAGCCAGGCGCATTACCTGCTCGACGCCCTGCGCGGCAGCAAGCAGAAGATTCTGGTGTTCCTGCTCACGGTCTGCACCCTGGTCACCGTGTTCGGCACCCTGATGTATGTGGTCGAAGGCCCCGAGCGCGGCTTCACCAGCATCCCCAAAAGCATCTATTGGGCTATCGTGACCCTGACCACCGTGGGTTACGGCGACATCGTGCCCAAGACCCCGTTGGGCCAGGTGATCTCGTCGATGGTGATGATCACCGGTTACTCGATCATCGCCGTGCCCACCGGGATCTTCACGGCGGAACTGGCCACCGCCATGCGCGGCGGGCAAAAGCGTCACGATTGCCCGGTGTGCGCCAAGGACAGCCATGAACAGGAAGCGTCGTTCTGCTCCCGTTGCGGTAATGCGCTATACAGGAAAATGGAATAA